The Streptomyces sp. NBC_00162 genome window below encodes:
- a CDS encoding ATP-binding protein — MRYAILGTTQAIRDDGTPVAVGGARLRALLTALALRPGRAVPSHLLVAEVWDGDQPADAPAALQALVARLRRALGHAAVRSAEGGYLLTADREDIDLYRFERLARAGAVALESGDPAKAAALYEEGLALWRGPALADLPDPAAESARWDAVRMDARRGRLAAALALGAAEQALPELTALCAQQPLDEPLQALRIRALRDAGRAAEALEAYDTVRRDLAARLGTDPGPALRALHSELLAGADAPPATAPSRPAPAAPAPQPGQGNLRARLTTFVGREDDIRVIGDDLARARLVTLLGPGGAGKTRLSQEAAEAQDAGGWPDGVWLVELAPVDDPEDVAEAVLAALGARETKLRGAAAEELRALTERAGDNPLDRLAEHCARRRLLLLLDNCEHVVEAAAELAERLLTHCPGVRILATSREPLGVPGETLRPVEPLPDPVALRLLADRGAAAHAGFTVAQDPAACAEICRRLDGLPLAIELAAARLRLLTPRQIADRLDDRFRLLTGGSRTLLPRQQTLRAVVDWSWELLEEPERTVLRRLSVFAGGCDLAAAETVCAEGVLDVADTLGSLVDKSLVVAAPGPDGSGMRYRLLETVGEYAAERLAEAGHDRQDTERRHLVHYRELARTSEPLLRGHGQRAAADRLATEYENVRTALRRAVAARDADEVLCLIHSLGWYWHMHDLRAESRHWSDAAATLGPDPFAGPVVPAEPVYERLVDTPPPYSGELLTEAWRAVHLVRLSSRDQTNGSWNSPEVRAQVDGVIATYRPGLPQTCRTPASLWIYAVMIAGDPGRLRRVIEATVDTARELGYRWELASALQLRANILANRADWAGDASRDADESLALFRELGDAWGCAEALSARAESREKRGEYVLAARDFREAIAYAERLGAKAQVTVLRVRMAGTLSESGRIEEAEEILTEIVATVQQYGNEAMPAARMFLAGILGRTGRIPEARAQLQALREEFAFGAFAIFDGFLLGTLAWLANQEGAYEDALALLRQAMGTVQDPLARMVAPQMPAVYLMTAALSLVSLGGPRREYDAARLLGAYRRLLPPGHFPVTTEREDSARAEELARAELGDAAYEAAYAEGGGLTLEEATALI; from the coding sequence GTGCGTTACGCGATTCTCGGGACGACCCAGGCCATACGCGACGACGGAACCCCCGTCGCCGTGGGCGGAGCGCGCCTGCGGGCGCTGCTGACCGCGCTCGCGCTGCGGCCCGGCCGGGCGGTGCCGTCGCACCTGCTGGTCGCCGAGGTGTGGGACGGCGACCAGCCGGCCGACGCGCCGGCCGCCCTCCAGGCGCTGGTCGCGCGGCTGCGGCGGGCGCTGGGGCACGCGGCCGTGCGCTCCGCGGAGGGCGGCTACCTGCTGACCGCCGACCGCGAGGACATCGACCTGTACCGCTTCGAGCGGCTGGCCCGCGCCGGGGCAGTGGCCCTGGAGAGCGGGGACCCGGCCAAGGCCGCGGCCCTGTACGAGGAGGGGCTCGCCCTGTGGCGCGGGCCCGCCCTGGCGGACCTCCCCGACCCGGCCGCGGAGTCCGCGCGCTGGGACGCCGTACGGATGGACGCGCGCCGGGGCCGGCTCGCCGCGGCCCTGGCCCTGGGCGCGGCGGAGCAGGCGCTGCCGGAGCTGACCGCGCTGTGCGCGCAGCAGCCGCTGGACGAGCCCCTGCAGGCCCTGCGCATCCGGGCGCTGCGCGACGCGGGCCGCGCGGCGGAGGCCCTGGAGGCGTACGACACCGTCCGCCGGGACCTGGCCGCCCGCCTGGGCACGGACCCGGGCCCCGCGCTGCGCGCCCTCCACTCGGAGCTTCTCGCCGGGGCGGACGCGCCGCCCGCCACCGCACCTTCCAGACCCGCCCCCGCCGCCCCGGCCCCACAGCCAGGCCAGGGGAACCTGCGGGCCCGGCTCACCACCTTCGTCGGGCGGGAGGACGACATCCGCGTCATCGGCGACGACCTCGCCCGCGCCCGGCTCGTCACCCTGCTCGGGCCCGGCGGGGCCGGCAAGACCCGGCTCTCCCAGGAGGCCGCCGAGGCGCAGGACGCGGGCGGCTGGCCCGACGGGGTGTGGCTCGTCGAGCTGGCTCCCGTGGACGACCCGGAGGACGTCGCCGAGGCCGTACTCGCCGCGCTCGGGGCGCGGGAGACCAAGCTGCGCGGCGCCGCCGCCGAGGAACTGCGGGCACTGACCGAGCGCGCCGGGGACAACCCCCTCGACCGCCTCGCCGAGCACTGCGCGCGGCGCCGGCTCCTGCTGCTGCTCGACAACTGCGAGCACGTCGTCGAGGCGGCCGCCGAGCTCGCCGAGCGGCTCCTCACCCACTGCCCCGGCGTCCGGATCCTGGCCACCAGCCGCGAACCCCTCGGCGTGCCGGGGGAGACGCTGCGCCCGGTGGAGCCGCTGCCCGACCCGGTCGCGCTGCGGCTCCTCGCCGACCGCGGCGCCGCCGCCCACGCGGGGTTCACCGTGGCCCAGGACCCGGCCGCCTGCGCCGAGATCTGCCGCCGCCTCGACGGCCTGCCGCTGGCCATCGAACTGGCCGCGGCCCGCCTGCGGCTGCTCACCCCGCGCCAGATCGCCGACCGGCTCGACGACCGGTTCCGGCTGCTGACCGGCGGCAGCCGGACCCTGCTGCCCCGGCAGCAGACCCTGCGCGCCGTCGTCGACTGGTCCTGGGAGCTGCTGGAGGAGCCCGAACGCACCGTCCTGCGCCGGCTGTCCGTCTTCGCGGGCGGCTGCGACCTCGCCGCCGCCGAGACGGTGTGCGCCGAAGGAGTCCTCGACGTCGCCGACACCCTCGGCTCCCTCGTCGACAAGTCCCTCGTCGTGGCCGCCCCCGGACCCGACGGCTCCGGCATGCGCTACCGCCTGCTGGAGACGGTCGGCGAGTACGCCGCCGAGCGCCTGGCCGAGGCCGGCCACGACCGGCAGGACACCGAGCGCCGCCACCTCGTCCACTACCGCGAGCTCGCCCGCACCAGCGAGCCGCTGCTCCGCGGCCACGGCCAGCGGGCGGCCGCCGACCGGCTCGCCACCGAGTACGAGAACGTCCGTACCGCCCTGCGCCGGGCCGTCGCCGCCCGCGACGCCGACGAGGTGCTCTGCCTCATCCACTCGCTGGGCTGGTACTGGCACATGCACGACCTGCGCGCCGAGTCCCGGCACTGGTCCGACGCGGCCGCGACCCTGGGCCCCGACCCGTTCGCCGGGCCCGTGGTCCCGGCGGAGCCGGTGTACGAGCGACTCGTCGACACGCCCCCGCCCTACAGCGGCGAACTGCTCACCGAGGCCTGGCGCGCCGTCCACCTGGTCCGGCTGTCCTCCCGCGACCAGACCAACGGCAGCTGGAACAGCCCGGAGGTCCGCGCCCAGGTCGACGGGGTGATCGCCACCTATCGCCCCGGACTCCCGCAGACATGCCGGACCCCCGCCTCCCTCTGGATCTACGCCGTCATGATCGCGGGCGATCCCGGACGGCTCCGGCGGGTCATCGAGGCGACCGTCGACACCGCCCGCGAGCTCGGCTACCGCTGGGAACTGGCCTCCGCCCTCCAGCTGCGGGCCAACATCCTCGCCAACCGGGCCGACTGGGCCGGCGACGCCTCCCGCGACGCCGACGAGAGCCTGGCCCTGTTCCGTGAGCTCGGCGACGCCTGGGGCTGCGCCGAGGCGCTCTCCGCCCGCGCCGAGTCCCGGGAGAAGCGGGGCGAATACGTCCTGGCCGCCCGGGACTTCCGTGAGGCGATCGCGTACGCCGAGCGCCTGGGCGCCAAGGCGCAGGTGACGGTCCTGCGCGTACGGATGGCCGGGACCCTCAGCGAGAGCGGCCGGATCGAGGAGGCCGAGGAGATCCTCACCGAGATCGTCGCCACGGTGCAGCAGTACGGCAACGAGGCCATGCCCGCCGCCCGGATGTTCCTGGCGGGCATCCTCGGCCGCACCGGCCGGATCCCGGAGGCCCGCGCCCAGCTGCAGGCGCTGCGGGAGGAGTTCGCCTTCGGCGCGTTCGCCATCTTCGACGGGTTCCTGCTCGGCACGCTGGCCTGGCTGGCGAACCAGGAGGGCGCGTACGAGGATGCGCTCGCCCTGCTGCGCCAGGCCATGGGGACCGTCCAGGATCCACTCGCGCGGATGGTGGCACCGCAGATGCCGGCGGTCTACCTGATGACCGCGGCGCTCTCCCTGGTCTCGCTCGGCGGCCCGCGGCGGGAGTACGACGCCGCCCGGCTGCTCGGCGCCTACCGGAGGCTGCTGCCGCCCGGGCACTTCCCCGTCACCACGGAACGCGAGGATTCCGCCCGGGCCGAGGAGCTGGCGCGGGCGGAGCTCGGCGACGCCGCCTACGAGGCGGCGTACGCCGAAGGCGGCGGCCTCACCCTGGAGGAGGCCACCGCCCTCATCTGA
- a CDS encoding ABC transporter permease translates to MSTVTTTKPAPTAPGRASVADGQGEGRIGLRANLRHIGALVRRNALQIKQDPESMFDVLFMPIIFTLLFVFVFGGAVAGKGNQGAYVSYLIPGLMAMMGMNIAMAVGTGVNDDFKKGVMDRFRSMPIARSSVLLAKIVVEIGRMMVAIAILLCVGFILGLSIQGSVLDLFFAIGLSLVFGASLMWIFILLGLTMKTAQAVQGMAMLVLMPLQFGSSIFAKPSTMPGWLQTFTDYNPLSNLADAARALINGSPVGNSVWMTLAWSLAITAVTMPLAVRKFRQKT, encoded by the coding sequence GACGAAGCCCGCCCCCACCGCACCCGGCCGTGCCTCGGTGGCCGATGGGCAAGGAGAGGGCCGGATCGGTCTGCGGGCCAACCTGCGGCACATCGGCGCCCTGGTGCGCCGCAACGCACTGCAGATCAAGCAGGACCCCGAGTCGATGTTCGACGTCCTGTTCATGCCGATCATCTTCACGCTGCTGTTCGTGTTCGTCTTCGGCGGCGCCGTCGCCGGCAAGGGCAACCAGGGCGCGTACGTGAGCTACCTGATCCCGGGCCTGATGGCCATGATGGGCATGAACATCGCCATGGCGGTGGGCACCGGGGTCAACGACGACTTCAAGAAGGGCGTGATGGACCGCTTCCGGTCCATGCCGATCGCCCGCTCGTCCGTGCTGCTCGCCAAGATCGTCGTCGAGATCGGCCGGATGATGGTCGCCATCGCCATCCTGCTGTGCGTGGGCTTCATCCTCGGCCTGTCGATCCAGGGCTCGGTGCTGGACCTGTTCTTCGCCATCGGCCTGTCGCTCGTCTTCGGCGCCTCGCTGATGTGGATCTTCATCCTCCTGGGTCTGACGATGAAGACCGCGCAGGCGGTCCAGGGCATGGCGATGCTGGTCCTGATGCCGCTGCAGTTCGGCAGCTCGATCTTCGCCAAGCCGTCCACCATGCCCGGCTGGCTGCAGACGTTCACGGACTACAACCCGCTGTCCAACCTGGCCGACGCGGCGCGCGCCCTGATCAACGGGTCTCCCGTCGGCAACTCGGTGTGGATGACCCTGGCCTGGTCGCTCGCCATCACGGCGGTCACCATGCCGCTCGCGGTGCGCAAGTTCCGCCAGAAGACCTGA